One genomic region from Sphingobacterium sp. UGAL515B_05 encodes:
- a CDS encoding LytTR family DNA-binding domain-containing protein, producing the protein MNKLNYRLLIVDDDPDSLLYILMQLHDLPFIHEDIGIVSSPEQAMTYLKENEVDILMLDMDLGQAGVNGIQLAGMIANPPVMVACSAYPSYVFEANEAGICAYLSKITSFKILKTIMEEVVGIVDRKAEQQSRDIQSLTMKTLQNEIVLIEVGDIYYASVELGELQIVLEAESHRFNTKLHQLQSKLSVQNFARPRLNTLVNLAKVDLVRPNELYLIKPRNGMAISITRAYRANFNHRFEVYRQNNR; encoded by the coding sequence ATGAACAAACTCAATTACCGCTTATTGATTGTCGACGACGATCCGGATTCGCTGTTATACATCCTGATGCAGTTACACGACCTGCCCTTTATCCACGAAGATATCGGCATTGTCAGCAGTCCCGAGCAGGCAATGACCTATCTGAAAGAGAACGAAGTGGATATTCTGATGCTCGACATGGACCTTGGTCAGGCTGGCGTAAACGGGATCCAGCTAGCCGGGATGATTGCCAACCCGCCGGTGATGGTGGCCTGCTCGGCCTATCCCAGCTACGTATTTGAGGCCAATGAGGCAGGCATATGTGCTTATCTGAGCAAGATAACAAGTTTTAAAATTTTAAAGACCATCATGGAGGAAGTTGTGGGCATTGTCGACCGCAAAGCAGAACAGCAGAGCCGGGATATACAGAGCCTTACGATGAAAACCCTGCAAAATGAAATCGTCCTGATCGAGGTCGGGGACATCTATTACGCCAGTGTGGAACTGGGCGAGCTACAGATCGTTTTGGAAGCGGAGAGCCATCGATTTAATACGAAACTGCACCAACTGCAGTCAAAGCTGTCTGTACAAAACTTTGCCCGACCGCGCCTCAATACACTGGTCAATTTGGCCAAAGTGGACTTGGTGCGTCCAAACGAGCTCTATCTCATAAAACCGCGAAATGGAATGGCTATTTCGATTACGCGGGCATATCGGGCAAATTTTAACCATCGCTTTGAAGTGTACAGACAGAACAACAGATAA
- a CDS encoding helix-turn-helix domain-containing protein, with amino-acid sequence MAARISWCRPLKFYMTKLDEIVQLLRQINERLSCTGHHLLPTENKDRGWKVDELMTRMAVVSRLGISERTYNRWVKAGILIPICLGNKHYYREQDLQEAIKRSINKGLI; translated from the coding sequence ATGGCTGCCCGCATTTCATGGTGTCGACCATTGAAATTTTATATGACAAAATTGGATGAAATCGTACAATTGCTTCGGCAGATCAACGAAAGACTGTCCTGCACTGGCCATCACCTGCTGCCAACAGAAAATAAGGATAGGGGATGGAAGGTAGATGAGCTGATGACCCGCATGGCTGTGGTGTCGCGCCTGGGAATCTCTGAACGCACCTACAACCGCTGGGTAAAAGCGGGTATTCTTATACCGATTTGCCTGGGTAACAAGCATTATTACCGCGAGCAGGATCTGCAGGAGGCGATCAAGCGCAGCATCAATAAAGGATTGATCTAA